Proteins encoded by one window of Bactrocera oleae isolate idBacOlea1 chromosome 4, idBacOlea1, whole genome shotgun sequence:
- the LOC106616190 gene encoding UDP-glucosyltransferase 2-like isoform X1: MAMAGLTLGHMLLLLSFYCTLVQASYPLKILGLFPHPGISHFHYFHPIMRGLAEKGHDVTVISHFPDKSPSARYRDLPLIANETFTNSVDLKIFETQSFYNHFLEFFLITEWGTDACNLTLRSDALAQVLRERQHFDVIIMEQFNSDCMTAVAHQLKAPFIGLSSCAMLNWHYERMGMPMITSVMPSLIMGQSEEMTFGARLANWFTHHVMLLLYDIYNTPATDALVRHKFGHNMPSVAELAKETSMLFVNQHFSLSGVKPLPPSVIDIGGIHIQKAKPLDAELQKFIDNAEHGVVFISWGSMIRADTMSPAKREAIIRAVKRLKQRVIWKWENATLEHKPDNLYVSKWLPQRDILCHPNVKVFMSHGGLMGSSEAAYCGVPVVVTPIFGDQFLNAAALKYRGMGVVLKYGDITENSVLSSVREVLKKQYMDNAKAVSFSYRLRPQSALETAIWWVEYVAKTKGAPLTKAHAVHVSRFVYYSLDIYLFIAAILFISVVSCSFICSRLCSRSPKAAKQKSN; this comes from the exons CGATGGCGGGActaacgctcggccacatgttgctgTTGCTCAGCTTTTATTGCACACTGGTGCAAGCCAGTTACCCACTCAAAATACTAGGTTTATTTCCACACCCAGGCATTAGTCACTTCCACTACTTCCACCCCATTATGCGGGGCTTGGCCGAGAAGGGTCATGATGTTACTGTGATAAGTCACTTTCCCGATAAAAGTCCATCAGCACGGTACAGAGATCTTCCGTTAATAGCTAATGAAACTTTTACGAATAGCGTGGACTTGAAG ATCTTCGAAACGCAATCCTTCTACAATCACTTCTTGGAATTCTTTTTGATCACCGAATGGGGAACGGACGCCTGCAATCTCACATTGCGTTCCGATGCTTTGGCGCAGGTGTTGCGAGAGCGGCAACATTTCGATGTGATCATCATGGAGCAATTCAATAGCGATTGCATGACGGCGGTGGCACATCAACTGAAGGCGCCTTTCATAGGGTTGAGCAG TTGTGCTATGCTGAATTGGCATTACGAACGCATGGGCATGCCCATGATAACCTCAGTTATGCCATCACTAATTATGGGACAATCCGAGGAAATGACATTCGGCGCTCGTCTCGCCAATTGGTTCACACACCACGTTATGCTTTTGCTTTATGA TATTTACAACACGCCCGCTACCGATGCCTTGGTACGCCACAAATTCGGACACAATATGCCCTCGGTTGCCGAACTGGCGAAGGAAACATCAATGTTATTCGTCAATCAGCATTTCTCATTGAGCGGTGTCAAACCGCTACCACCATCCGTTATCGATATTGGCGGCATACACATACAGAAGGCTAAGCCGCTCGATGCTGAGTTGCAGAAGTTCATCGATAACGCCGAACATGGTGTGGTCTTCATTAGTTGGGGCTCGATGATACGCGCCGACACTATGTCGCCCGCTAAACGTGAGGCTATCATACGCGCTGTGAAGCGACTTAAACAACGGGTGATTTGGAAATGGGAGAACGCCACGCTGGAGCACAAGCCGGATAATCTGTATGTTAGCAAGTGGTTGCCACAACGCGACATACTCTGTCATCCGAATGTGAAGGTGTTCATGTCCCATGGCGGTTTAATGGGTAGTTCAGAGGCGGCTTACTGTGGTGTACCGGTAGTGGTCACGCCCATATTTGGTGATCAGTTTTTGAATGCGGCGGCGTTAAAGTATCGCGGTATGGGTGTGGTGCTGAAATATGGCGATATCACCGAGAATTCAGTGCTGAGTTCAGTAAGAGAGGTGTTGAAGAAACA ATATATGGATAACGCCAAAGCGGTTTCATTCTCCTACAGACTTCGTCCGCAGAGCGCACTCGAGACCGCCATCTGGTGGGTGGAATATGTCGCCAAAACCAAAGGCGCGCCGCTCACTAAAGCTCACGCCGTGCATGTATCGCGCTTCGTCTACTACTCACTGGACATTTATCTATTCATTGCAGCCATTCTATTCATATCGGTTGTGAGTTGTAGTTTTATATGCAGTAGGCTGTGCTCGCGGAGTCCCAAGGCCGCTAAACAAAAGTCAAATTGA
- the LOC106616190 gene encoding UDP-glucosyltransferase 2-like isoform X2 has translation MAGLTLGHMLLLLSFYCTLVQASYPLKILGLFPHPGISHFHYFHPIMRGLAEKGHDVTVISHFPDKSPSARYRDLPLIANETFTNSVDLKIFETQSFYNHFLEFFLITEWGTDACNLTLRSDALAQVLRERQHFDVIIMEQFNSDCMTAVAHQLKAPFIGLSSCAMLNWHYERMGMPMITSVMPSLIMGQSEEMTFGARLANWFTHHVMLLLYDIYNTPATDALVRHKFGHNMPSVAELAKETSMLFVNQHFSLSGVKPLPPSVIDIGGIHIQKAKPLDAELQKFIDNAEHGVVFISWGSMIRADTMSPAKREAIIRAVKRLKQRVIWKWENATLEHKPDNLYVSKWLPQRDILCHPNVKVFMSHGGLMGSSEAAYCGVPVVVTPIFGDQFLNAAALKYRGMGVVLKYGDITENSVLSSVREVLKKQYMDNAKAVSFSYRLRPQSALETAIWWVEYVAKTKGAPLTKAHAVHVSRFVYYSLDIYLFIAAILFISVVSCSFICSRLCSRSPKAAKQKSN, from the exons ATGGCGGGActaacgctcggccacatgttgctgTTGCTCAGCTTTTATTGCACACTGGTGCAAGCCAGTTACCCACTCAAAATACTAGGTTTATTTCCACACCCAGGCATTAGTCACTTCCACTACTTCCACCCCATTATGCGGGGCTTGGCCGAGAAGGGTCATGATGTTACTGTGATAAGTCACTTTCCCGATAAAAGTCCATCAGCACGGTACAGAGATCTTCCGTTAATAGCTAATGAAACTTTTACGAATAGCGTGGACTTGAAG ATCTTCGAAACGCAATCCTTCTACAATCACTTCTTGGAATTCTTTTTGATCACCGAATGGGGAACGGACGCCTGCAATCTCACATTGCGTTCCGATGCTTTGGCGCAGGTGTTGCGAGAGCGGCAACATTTCGATGTGATCATCATGGAGCAATTCAATAGCGATTGCATGACGGCGGTGGCACATCAACTGAAGGCGCCTTTCATAGGGTTGAGCAG TTGTGCTATGCTGAATTGGCATTACGAACGCATGGGCATGCCCATGATAACCTCAGTTATGCCATCACTAATTATGGGACAATCCGAGGAAATGACATTCGGCGCTCGTCTCGCCAATTGGTTCACACACCACGTTATGCTTTTGCTTTATGA TATTTACAACACGCCCGCTACCGATGCCTTGGTACGCCACAAATTCGGACACAATATGCCCTCGGTTGCCGAACTGGCGAAGGAAACATCAATGTTATTCGTCAATCAGCATTTCTCATTGAGCGGTGTCAAACCGCTACCACCATCCGTTATCGATATTGGCGGCATACACATACAGAAGGCTAAGCCGCTCGATGCTGAGTTGCAGAAGTTCATCGATAACGCCGAACATGGTGTGGTCTTCATTAGTTGGGGCTCGATGATACGCGCCGACACTATGTCGCCCGCTAAACGTGAGGCTATCATACGCGCTGTGAAGCGACTTAAACAACGGGTGATTTGGAAATGGGAGAACGCCACGCTGGAGCACAAGCCGGATAATCTGTATGTTAGCAAGTGGTTGCCACAACGCGACATACTCTGTCATCCGAATGTGAAGGTGTTCATGTCCCATGGCGGTTTAATGGGTAGTTCAGAGGCGGCTTACTGTGGTGTACCGGTAGTGGTCACGCCCATATTTGGTGATCAGTTTTTGAATGCGGCGGCGTTAAAGTATCGCGGTATGGGTGTGGTGCTGAAATATGGCGATATCACCGAGAATTCAGTGCTGAGTTCAGTAAGAGAGGTGTTGAAGAAACA ATATATGGATAACGCCAAAGCGGTTTCATTCTCCTACAGACTTCGTCCGCAGAGCGCACTCGAGACCGCCATCTGGTGGGTGGAATATGTCGCCAAAACCAAAGGCGCGCCGCTCACTAAAGCTCACGCCGTGCATGTATCGCGCTTCGTCTACTACTCACTGGACATTTATCTATTCATTGCAGCCATTCTATTCATATCGGTTGTGAGTTGTAGTTTTATATGCAGTAGGCTGTGCTCGCGGAGTCCCAAGGCCGCTAAACAAAAGTCAAATTGA